A genomic region of Tamandua tetradactyla isolate mTamTet1 chromosome 2, mTamTet1.pri, whole genome shotgun sequence contains the following coding sequences:
- the LOC143673947 gene encoding uncharacterized protein LOC143673947 yields MGNTLSCCKCPNASPKPGRRSKRGRHSKRGRHSKSQLSEATAGDAVAVAAATEARDVVAVAVATEAGEAVAVAAATEAGEAVAVAAATEAGEAVAVAAATEAVEAVAVAAATEAGDAVAVEAATEAGDAVAVEAATAAVEPAELDFGGGEGHQLQHIGDREMPEGKEARLPEPLWVRHWPLQPGESSRRDPLPRAPSCPEQASQGWVPGRGLTVPSVPSPPFTLSAASGQFFSPSLLPTPKRPAQFLPLFPSSQFGLGLQSGVFDVYDSN; encoded by the coding sequence ATGGGAAACACACTAAGTTGTTGCAAGTGCCCCAATGCCAGCCCCAAGCCGGGCCGGCGCTCGAAGCGGGGCCGGCACTCGAAGCGGGGCCGGCACTCGAAGTCACAGCTGAGCGAGGCAACGGCCGGGGACGCGGTGGCCGTGGCGGCTGCCACGGAGGCCAGGGACGTGGTGGCCGTGGCGGTTGCCACGGAGGCTGGGGAAGCGGTGGCCGTGGCGGCTGCCACGGAGGCCGGGGAAGCGGTGGCCGTGGCGGCTGCCACGGAGGCCGGGGAAGCGGTGGCCGTGGCGGCTGCCACGGAGGCCGTGGAAGCGGTGGCCGTGGCGGCTGCCACGGAGGCCGGGGATGCGGTGGCCGTGGAGGCTGCCACGGAGGCCGGGGACGCGGTGGCCGTGGAGGCTGCCACAGCTGCGGTGGAGCCCGCCGAGTTGGATTTCGGAGGTGGAGAGGGCCACCAACTGCAGCACATCGGCGACAGGGAGATGCCCGAAGGTAAGGAGGCGCGGCTCCCCGAGCCCCTCTGGGTGCGTCACTGGCCTCTACAGCCGGGAGAATCCTCCCGGAGAGATCCGCTGCCTCGGGCACCTTCCTGCCCGGAGCAGGCTTCCCAGGGCTGGGTACCTGGGCGAGGGCTGACTGTACCCAGCGTACCCTCCCCACCCTTTACTCTCTCCGCCGCGTCCGGccagtttttttccccttcccttctccccacaCCCAAACGTCCTGCCCAGTTCTTGCCCCTCTTCCCATCCTCCCAGTTCGGCCTGGGACTCCAGTCTGGGGTCTT